The Odocoileus virginianus isolate 20LAN1187 ecotype Illinois chromosome 2, Ovbor_1.2, whole genome shotgun sequence genomic interval aatcccatggacagggaagcctggcaggctacagtctatgggtcacacagagttggacacaactgaagtgactcagcacgcatgTATAAATCTAGACTCCAAAGGATTCAGAATCTTAATCTACTTAATAACCAAAGGGTCAGCCCCTGATCTGGCAAAAGCAAAGATGCTAATAGTTAAGAccagcacctactatgtgctaggcatggTGCTAACCCTTTGTACTCCTTAGCTTCATGAACCCTCATAATGACACCAAGAGGCAGATACTGTCACGTTCATTTTCAGAGATGATAAGACAGACTCAGACACCACGGTACGACTGGCCTAAGGTCATACAGCTTATTCAGCAGGTATAGGaagaaacccaggtctccctcaatACTAGTGACCAAGGTGTTCACAGTCACCCCACTGGGCTGCTTCTGGCTGATAAAAGCAGGGCCAAATGCTCCCAGAAGTACCAGCACACAGCAGGCATCCTGGGTGAGAGTTTGCAACCCCACTGGTCCCAGCTCCTTCAGTGCTTTCTTGACTTCCATGTCTTTTATGGCCAAGCAGAAAAGGAAGTGGGAGTGGGAAGGCAGCAGTTAAAGTGCCCAATAAGTGCCTCCTGTCTCCTTGATCACCTTAGTCAATGGAATGCCTAAAGGTCCTTCCTCTTACAGAACAGCAGCTGATTTAGACCAGTGTCTGATCCCCTTTCCCACCTCCATATCCTTGAGAAATATGACACTGCTGGGGTATggcactctcacacacacacacccaattcTCCCAAGCCCCATTGAGAAACCACTGATAGATTCAGTTCCCAGCCCATCACAAAGACCACTTAACAGTCATTGGTGCAAAACTTATCTGAACTAAAAAGTCCAACCAACTAGTTTGTCATTCCTAGCTTGAGAACCTTTGAAGGCACTCTAGCTGGCTGTTTGGGCCTCCAAGCATGTCGGAAAGATCAGTTCTTCCCTCCCTTTAATGCCGAAATCAACTGTgtgtcccacccccacctccaggaagTCCCCTTTCTCTTCTGAGTCCTTAGGTGACCCTGACTGATAGTGCAGTTATTCATATATGTGTCCCTCTTATCTGTCCTCCTAGAATATAACCAACCTATCTCTTAGACACCTTGGGAATCCCAGCACTGAGCCCAGGGTTTGGCACAGAATTGCACTAATGGTTGATGAGTGAATGGAGGGGTCGATTAACACCAGGAACCGGGAGGTTCCTCAGCAGTGCCTGATGAATGTTCACAGTGAAAACCAGAATGTCTTTGTCCAGAGTCAATGTCCATCTGCCTGTTCATTCAGTAAGTACCTCCTGACTGCTTACTAGGCACCAGGCTCTGGAAAAAGTCCTGTAGGGGTATAAACATGGTCTCTGTCTTCAAGGACCAAACAGTTTAGTCATGGACACAAATGGTGGCAAAACAGTGGAGGGCAAGCCAGTCCCTCAGAAGTCCAGACTGCGTGCTGAGGAAGTCTCAGAGAGAAAACAAGATCACTTTTGTCTGGGGAGCCCTTGGAAGGCCTCCTGGTCGTCCAAGACTCCCATCTGACCTTTGACCCTTGGCAGCCAACCTTCCCTGGGCTGCCCCAGCTCTTTCTGGCCCTTCCCATTTAGGAACGCTGGACTGGGTGGGAGAGGTCACTCACTCTGTGTCAGGGTGACCGTGGCGGCGGCTGCAGTGGCCGTGGGTCCAAGGGCCACGGGGTGGATCTCTGCGGTACTGGGCAAGCTGATAATGGTGGCCTCGCCCAGCAGGTTGCAGATGCGCTGTTGCATGGGGGTGAGCAGTACAGGGGCTACAGCGGGGCCACTGGCGCCACTGCCACCGCCTGTCCCGGGCCCACCTGCTCCATCTTCCTCAGTGGGCCCTGGGGCCTCGCCACCCTCCACGGCCGCCCGGACCTGGGCAACCTTGCGACGGACCTCGGTCTTGAGGTCGGACCACTTCTTCTTGACCTCGGGCAGCTCCCGGCGGCAGGTGGCCACGGCGTTGACCCTTCTCAGAATGCCGTGCCACGCCGCACTCTTGGCAGCCAGAGGGACCCCGGCGTTGAAGTGGTTCACCAGCAGGTGCTTCTTCAGTTCCAGCTCCTCCACAATGATCTCCACCTCTCGCTCAGAGAagttcatcttccttttcttggCGGGGACGGCCATGGCCTCTCCCCACCcggctttttaaagaaactataatCCCCTAACTGCCCCAATTCCCCTTCTGTCTTCCTTAGCCTCGCTACTCACCCACCCCCCTACAGGGGATAGGCTGGGCTGGTCCAAGGCCAAGTACCAGGCCTTTGGTAACCCCCCTCGCTACGCAAAGTGCGTAGGGCCCAGCCCCGACCTGCCCAGCCGCTGCCAGCCAGCTGCGTAATGGCTTCCTGAATCTGCCTCTTCCGCCGGGGTGTGCGGAGATCCGCCCACTTCCCCTCTTCCCGCCTTCCAGAGCTTCTCTAGGGAGACCCGCCCTCCCGGTTGGTCGCGGTTCAGATATCACATCGATCACTGGTTCTTTCGACCTGTCGCTCAGCTAAAGGGCACGCCTACCTACTGGAAGTCGCCTGATCATTGGTCTCAAGGTGTGTCTGTTGCTACAGAGCGCCCCACCCAACATAGTCTTTGCTCACCCCCATTGGAAAGTCGTCCTGTCGTTCAATCATCATGATTACGACTTTTACGCCGTTAAATTCAGCTATTTTATTGGTGGTTTTAGGGAGTTAGATTACCAAAACCCGGCTTCCTTGAGGATCCCTAGTGCTTTCGGCCTTGAGCCGTTgaccagttaattttttttttaattgtacccAGGGCGCAAACTTTGCCTTGGCAACCGCAGATCACAATCGCTCCTCAAGAAATCCTATTTCCCATTGGAGATGACGATCTCTCCGTACACGACGGCTCCTCGCGTTTCTAGGATTCCGCTGGATAAACAGCGTTGCTGAATGGAAGTAGGACACGGGGCTTTCCGCTTGCCAATCACAGGACTCCTACCTATCGCAGCGTGATTTCTTCTCGCCGGCCCAACTCAGCCAATCACCGCCTCCCTCCGTTTGAATCGGCCCCAGGTTTAGCCGGGattgcccctccctctccattgATCTGGGTAGTTTAGGGCTGCGTGGGCAGTCCTCAGGGTGGCTCCGCCCCTCCAGTGGCTGTTCTGGCCTGTGATTAGTCGACGTCTTCCCCCGGGGGCGTGGCCATCCAGACGGCGCGCCGCGGGGCGGGGCTCCCGGAAGCTGCCCATCCCGCTTGCTTGCCGGCATCGCTGAGCCCGCGCTAGTCGACCGAGGACCCTGGCGTGTCGTCCGCGCTCTCCCCGTCGGCCCGTCGCCCTAGCCTCGCGCCCGATGGTGAGCAGTGTGTTGTGCCGCTGCGTGGCTTCCCCGCCGCCAGACCCCACCGCCTCCGCCTCGTCGTCCGCCTCATCGCCGGCGTCCGTGGACCCGTGCGGCGGCGCCGTCTGCGGGGGCCCGGACCACAGGCTGCGCCTCTGGAGCCTCTTCCAGACTCTCGACGTCAACCGCGACGGCGGGCTGTGTGTCAACGACCTGGCCGTGGGACTTCGGCGCCTGGGACTACACCGCACCGAGGGCGAGCTCCGGGTAGGCAACGCGCACCCCTCCGCGCGGGCGGGGAAGGGACCCCCTCCGCGCCCCAGCACCTCTGGGAGGTCCAGGTGACAGGTCTGGTCTGTGCGACCGGCAGCCCTTTGGAGCTTGGCAGGCTTGGTGGAGGCCTCTCGGGCTGGCTGAGACCCCCTGGATGACAGACTTGGACACCCCCATTTATGCCCTAGTGGGAGTAGAGCTCCTTCTTGGCCTCTGTGGGCGCTTGGGCTGGGCAGAGGGGTGCGGGGATAGGTTCTCCCTGGGTACAGGCGGGTACCCTTTGGATATTCTGATGACCGAAAAGCCCTTTTCTGCCGAGGCTTTCCCCAAAGTAGAAGGCCAAGTCTCCAGAGTCTGCTGTATGTCACCTTCTGACCTCAAGACTAAGCTTTGATGCTCCCCTCTACCCATCATTAATGGTTTCATCCATCCTCTTCCAGTGGCCTCACGTTTCCATGCCAGCGGTGGGCCCTGATCGGGTTCCTCTCAGAAACATGAGGGAGTTGGAAAAAATGGGAACTGGGGTTTCAGGCAGATCGAGCCATGTGGGTGGTAAGAACTGACAGTTCTGGGTGAGGCTCAATCCCCGTTGACGTGCTTGTCCAGAAAATGGGATCAAGATCTCTTACAACCTTGAGAGTGAGTGAAAGAATCCAGGGGAAAttttttcctgaaagtgaaagcctGGCCCACCTAGGAGGAgacttttttacttttgttctgGAGTGGCCTCCTggccaaaggagaaggagggACAGAGATGTGCTGTCCTTTCTGTACGAAACCCTCAAGCAGAggctgtttcttcctcttctgtctctcaTGGTATGTTTTCCTATCTGAATTTGTAGCTGTAGCTGCCCTTTTCCAGTATTTCGTTTATTGTGGCTTAGCCTGATTTATAACCTGGAGGAAGACTACTTTACCTAGCAACCTGTTTCTCTTGTAAGTTAGTTCCTTTGGTCCGTTTGTACATACCCCAATTAGAGAATCTCATAGCTAAGTGTGAAAAAAGTTTTGGTAAAACAGCAGTGAATTTAAGCAATTTGTTTTTCGAGTAGGTGTTTTTCGAGAGTATCCTGGCTCAACATTCAAGCTATTTCACCTACTTAGGATCAGCCTAGGGAGACCAAGGGTAACACTATGCAAGATAGAATCGTTGGGTGAAGTCCAACAGGCTTagaagcaagatttttttttttaagattttttttaaagagtcttttcaagtgagtgtTACACAGAACTGAGCTGAATATTCTCTAATCCATAACTGATGAATAAATCATTTGgaaagatgagatggctgaactCAGAGGGTCTGTGACTTACGGGCTCAGGGAGGTGAGCCTTTCTGCTTCTGTGAACCTAGCCACCAGGTTACATGGAGGGCATCGGGCTGCAGGAGTGTATTCAGTGTTTACACCATGCTTTGTGCTTCAACTGGAGTCAGTGTTTTTATGATTCATGGCACATCAGACATGGAtccaaatctattttttttttttttggtagtaaatgtaaattttaaggGCAGACAAGGAGAAAGTGATCATTTTCTTTCCAGTGTTGAAACTTTTTTGATTAACCAAAAGGAGCCTAGCCCATTGGAGTCACACTGGCTCTACAATCTCTAACTCAGGGAGTAAGTTTCCTTTCAGTGTATGGCTTTTCGTTTGGATTCTGACTACTTCTACCAACTCTTTCAGCTGATGAATGTGAAATTATACAGCTTTGCGAGATTGGGAGTGATTCATTTTATTCGTTTATTACCTGTGGAGGCGCACAGGCTAGTCCTGCAAGCGAATGGTTTAAGCATGAGAGAGAGAACCTGCCTTCTTGTGAATATCTGGGCCGCAGGAAGACACCCTGCCTCACGAACCCCCTTACCACTTCCTGCTGCAGTAGTTATCGGTATTAGCTACGCCCAGAAAAAGTAGTGCTGCGGTTTTGCAGAAGGATCAAAGGCAACAgagaattgggggtggggggctgccctTCAAAATGGGTTATCTGCCACGGTGACAGGCATTGAAAGACACAAAGTCCAGCTCTGGCAGCTGCTCCATATAACCCACAGGACCAGTCTGAGGTGCTTGGGTTTGCATAGGAATCAGCTGTGAGGGTTTATCAGTGGGCGGCCGGTGAACCCAGGCCTTGCAACTACACAGAGCCTCCCACTAGCTTGCCACTACTGGGTCAAGCTTTCTTTAGAAATAAGCCAGCAGTTTTGGGCATCTGCCTTGGTTTCAGAAGAAATTGGAACAGTCGaggaaaatttacttaaaatggCAGTGGGCCAGAGACACCAATGACAGCCAGCCAGAGAAATTTTCTTTGTAAAGGGCATGTGAGCAGGAAGCCTGTCCCGGGACAAAAGAAGGGAAGAGTAGCAGCTTTGGGAGATGAGACTCCAGCGAGAGCTAATTATAGCATTGCCTATTTAAGGCATTTTCATGTGACCAAACAAAATCTCTgtctgaaaacaaatttaaaacatagGCTGGAACTCAGGCAGCCAATTAGGGAAAGAACCCAAGCTGGTGACGTGTCAGCTGTTATTCCTCTAGCTGAGGCTTGAGGGACTCTCCTCAGCGGCTGGTGTTTGATACAAGTGAGGATTCTAGATGATGGTATGATCAAGTTTGCTGACTCAAGAGGCTTGCATGTGCTCCATCTAGTTTGAGCCTGACAAGCTGGGCTTTGGGGAGAACTTGAATAATCCTTTTATTTGGCTTACGGGATCTTtatttggcatgtgggatcttagttccccaaccaggaatcgaaccttcatcccctgaattgcagggcagattattaaccactggatcaccagggaagtccgcaaCTTTTTAGAACCACATCTTTTATTCCCAAAATAGGTTTCAGGATTATTCAGAGATTATCCTATCAAACATGAGAATCTGCCCTCCCCTAATTCTCTCCTTGACCTGAACAGTATACAGGAAGCAATCTCTGTTGACCTGGAATAATGTCAAGTTGGCATTGCTTGATCACACGCTATGTTGGACTCTATACCTTTTCAGTGTCTGGCCATTTGTGGGGCAGGTATTTGCCTAAATAGTCACGCTTAGGTAAGAGAGTCTACAGAACAAAGACCTTTTTCCCTGGAAAGAGTGGAGACATAACTTGGTATGATAGAATGACacattagaaacagaaaaatgccATTCGCGGACTAGATTGACTTTACATATTTAACTGATTATGTTATATTGTAAAATTGGTTCCTGGGTTGGAGGAATTATCATCATCAATTCAGCTAgaagatatttgtttttaattagttgATATCTGGAAAGATGGAGCCCGGTACCCTGATCCTTAGACCAAGTATTAAATAAGAACATACCAGAGTGGGCCTGACTTGGAGCTTCAGTGGGTGAATTCCTTTGATGTTCAAAGAGCCATCAATTGTTGAAGCCTCACAGAAACCACAGGGGaatgaaggaaacaaatattttgttAGTATTCATTTCTAGTCCAACTGAGTACATAGCCGCAGGATGAATTTAGTGAATAAAACTGCACTCCGAGGGGACTAGTCTCATTAAATCTgagctgacttttcttttttaaccatttcTTCTTTCACTAATGTGAACTTGGCAGAACCAAAGAATTTAGTCTTGGGTGGTAACTGGCCATCCTAGGCCAGCCTCCCACCCAGGATTCCTCCTGTGACATCCTCCTTTGCAGAGGACCACCCAGCCCTTTCCTTTGTGGACTGAATTGGGGTCCGTCTGAGTTCTTTCTCAGATCAGACTGAAGTCTGTCTCCTTGCGTCTGTTACCCGTTTGCCCCAGGTGTACCTCCCGGAACAACCTAGAATCGGGATCTAAGGGCCCTTGGAAACAGCCGTCTTATCTGAAATCACCTGTCTTATTGGAAGACAGCTGTCTTCCTGTAATCTGCTGCTGCTCAGTAGTTTTCACCATGCCCTT includes:
- the NAIF1 gene encoding nuclear apoptosis-inducing factor 1; the encoded protein is MAVPAKKRKMNFSEREVEIIVEELELKKHLLVNHFNAGVPLAAKSAAWHGILRRVNAVATCRRELPEVKKKWSDLKTEVRRKVAQVRAAVEGGEAPGPTEEDGAGGPGTGGGSGASGPAVAPVLLTPMQQRICNLLGEATIISLPSTAEIHPVALGPTATAAAATVTLTQIPTETTYHTLEEGVVEYCTAEAPPPLPAEAPVEMMAQHADTSVKPQALKSRIALNSAKLIQEQRVTNLHVKEIAQHLEQQNDLLQMIRRSQEVQACAQERQAQAMEGTQAALSVLIQVLRPMIKDFRRYLQSNMPNPATTSDPGQVAQNGQPDSIIQ